One stretch of Candidatus Nitrosotenuis cloacae DNA includes these proteins:
- a CDS encoding transcriptional regulator, giving the protein MAGLDRLLAKSLDTIIRENLGDKTVKKIEDRLFEKYGISLTQSIEQFQKLDAVLREYFGAGADGLEQRFLKTACEIKATNGENWITIDNQELTKIILESFGDDDKKKILGTLNGESMIISQIIETCDIPQTSGYRKINALIDDGLLIPSGFITTQDGKKVSKYRSMFDNIKIDIIKNKITVTLHLAKEDYSSSSILAVCSQN; this is encoded by the coding sequence ATGGCAGGACTTGACAGGCTTTTAGCAAAGTCTTTGGACACCATAATCCGAGAGAATCTAGGAGATAAAACCGTCAAAAAAATAGAAGACCGACTTTTCGAAAAATACGGTATTTCACTGACTCAATCCATTGAACAGTTTCAAAAACTAGACGCAGTTCTACGCGAATACTTTGGTGCGGGGGCTGATGGATTGGAGCAGCGATTCCTCAAGACTGCATGTGAAATCAAAGCTACAAATGGTGAGAACTGGATCACAATTGACAACCAAGAACTAACAAAAATCATTCTAGAATCATTCGGAGATGATGACAAAAAGAAGATCCTTGGCACATTAAATGGAGAGTCCATGATAATCTCACAGATTATAGAGACTTGTGACATTCCACAAACTTCTGGATATAGAAAGATAAATGCTCTAATTGATGATGGATTATTGATACCGTCGGGATTCATTACCACACAAGACGGAAAAAAGGTCTCAAAATATCGCTCTATGTTTGACAATATCAAAATAGATATCATCAAAAACAAAATCACAGTAACTCTGCATTTGGCAAAAGAGGATTATTCCTCCAGCTCCATTCTAGCAGTGTGTTCTCAAAACTAA
- a CDS encoding Lrp/AsnC ligand binding domain-containing protein — protein MATAYVLINCDLGSEQKVIDQIRPMDGIREVKGVFGAYDILAKIETTTAEQLRETITWKIRKIDRIRSTLTLMGIEGQE, from the coding sequence ATGGCAACTGCCTATGTTTTGATCAACTGTGATTTAGGATCAGAGCAAAAGGTAATTGATCAAATCAGGCCAATGGATGGAATACGCGAAGTCAAGGGAGTCTTTGGGGCATACGACATTTTGGCAAAAATAGAAACCACGACTGCAGAGCAGCTCCGAGAGACCATAACTTGGAAGATTCGCAAAATAGACAGAATCCGCTCCACACTAACCCTCATGGGAATAGAAGGACAGGAGTAA
- a CDS encoding hemerythrin domain-containing protein, translating to MATESLRKDHDLIEKVVKAMEVTLQLLKSGKKIPESILMPTVDFSKNFTDVCHHGKEEESFFPALAQSGMPTNMGPIAVMLMEHEITRKIAIKMEQSAKDYLASGSPDELISDISQYIEHMSQHLWKENNRLFMMAEMRLSGVSDKVNAGLDDVEQKKLAQLGKSRSDYESLVQNLQQDLSKIN from the coding sequence ATGGCAACAGAATCGCTGCGAAAGGACCACGACCTAATAGAAAAGGTAGTCAAGGCAATGGAAGTCACACTACAACTATTAAAGTCGGGCAAAAAAATCCCAGAATCTATTCTGATGCCAACAGTTGATTTCTCAAAAAACTTTACAGACGTGTGTCACCATGGCAAAGAGGAAGAGTCGTTTTTCCCAGCCCTTGCCCAGTCTGGCATGCCAACAAACATGGGTCCAATTGCAGTAATGCTAATGGAGCACGAGATTACCCGCAAAATAGCCATAAAAATGGAGCAATCAGCCAAGGACTATCTTGCCTCAGGCTCCCCAGATGAACTAATTTCTGATATCTCGCAGTACATTGAGCACATGTCTCAGCATCTTTGGAAGGAAAACAATCGACTGTTCATGATGGCAGAGATGCGCCTCTCAGGTGTGTCTGATAAGGTTAATGCAGGACTGGATGATGTTGAGCAAAAAAAGCTGGCGCAGCTTGGCAAGTCCAGATCAGACTACGAATCCCTAGTGCAAAACCTCCAGCAAGACCTATCCAAAATAAATTAA
- a CDS encoding cupredoxin domain-containing protein, with amino-acid sequence MTAADKFGIAFSVGFTVALIAIAMSFGAMSSAPAAPTPMPPVEKPAPPVVEETIEEAPVMEETPEEEAVEEEEMVAEEEEHTEEEEHTEEETVEEVEEETVEAAPMSADVSIPEGSSTPGCEADNACYLPAETTVGIGGTVTWTNDDTAAHTITSGTPTDGPDGMFDSSIVMSGATFEYTFEEAGQYDYFCIVHPWMTGKVSVE; translated from the coding sequence ATGACAGCCGCAGATAAATTCGGCATCGCTTTTTCAGTTGGATTTACTGTTGCACTGATTGCAATTGCCATGTCATTTGGCGCAATGAGTAGTGCACCAGCAGCTCCTACACCAATGCCACCAGTCGAAAAACCTGCACCGCCAGTAGTTGAAGAAACTATCGAGGAGGCCCCAGTAATGGAAGAGACTCCAGAGGAAGAGGCAGTAGAGGAAGAAGAAATGGTAGCAGAGGAAGAGGAACACACTGAAGAGGAAGAACACACCGAGGAAGAAACCGTAGAGGAAGTGGAAGAAGAGACAGTCGAGGCAGCACCAATGTCTGCTGATGTATCAATTCCAGAAGGCTCTTCAACACCGGGATGTGAGGCAGACAATGCATGCTATTTGCCAGCAGAGACCACAGTAGGTATTGGCGGAACAGTCACATGGACAAATGATGACACCGCAGCACACACCATAACCAGTGGAACGCCAACTGATGGACCAGACGGTATGTTTGATAGCAGTATTGTAATGTCAGGCGCTACCTTTGAGTACACCTTTGAAGAAGCAGGCCAATACGATTACTTTTGCATCGTCCATCCATGGATGACTGGCAAAGTATCAGTGGAATAA
- a CDS encoding MBL fold metallo-hydrolase, producing MTKSGIVCQTDGKTVNLDPKSALPNCINFVSHAHSDHLPNGNTGLVLATRETKEIAALRGHAISNHVESLDEFKLYDSGHILGARGVLFDDIFYTGDICTRDRGFLRGATIPKCHTLITECTFGKPEFVFPNLDDTIKRVNELISELYHKGKPIILMGYQLGKAQTISNLFGHWEPLYYHDSVKAMNDLHIKLGIPLKDVMGHTEAESRGLLAKKPWVMVCPLMSENNPLIKQMKSKYDAITIGFTGWAKSNMPFARKSDYSIPLSDHCDYLELLDLVKKSGAQKIYTIHGFVNEFASDLTKLGYDAQPLLENALDEFF from the coding sequence ATGACAAAATCCGGCATTGTATGCCAAACTGATGGCAAAACCGTAAATTTAGACCCAAAATCTGCCTTGCCAAACTGTATTAATTTCGTCTCCCATGCTCACTCTGATCATCTGCCAAACGGCAATACGGGCTTGGTCTTGGCAACTAGGGAAACAAAAGAGATTGCAGCCCTGAGGGGCCACGCCATTTCAAACCATGTGGAGTCCCTTGATGAGTTCAAGCTGTATGATTCTGGCCATATCTTGGGTGCACGCGGTGTGCTGTTTGATGATATTTTCTATACTGGCGATATCTGCACCAGAGACCGGGGCTTTTTGAGGGGTGCCACAATACCAAAATGCCATACCCTGATTACAGAGTGCACATTTGGCAAACCAGAATTTGTCTTTCCCAATCTGGATGATACAATAAAGCGAGTAAATGAGCTCATTTCAGAATTATACCACAAGGGCAAGCCGATAATTTTGATGGGCTATCAGCTTGGCAAAGCCCAAACCATATCAAATCTCTTTGGGCACTGGGAGCCATTATACTATCACGACTCAGTCAAGGCAATGAATGATCTGCACATCAAGCTGGGCATTCCACTAAAGGATGTGATGGGCCACACAGAGGCCGAATCAAGGGGACTGCTGGCAAAAAAGCCCTGGGTTATGGTATGCCCCTTAATGTCCGAGAACAACCCGCTCATAAAACAAATGAAATCAAAGTATGATGCAATAACAATAGGCTTTACTGGATGGGCAAAATCCAACATGCCGTTTGCTCGAAAAAGCGACTATTCCATTCCGCTTTCTGATCATTGTGATTATTTGGAATTACTTGATCTGGTCAAAAAAAGCGGGGCTCAGAAAATCTATACAATTCATGGCTTTGTAAACGAGTTTGCCTCTGATCTTACCAAACTGGGCTATGATGCACAACCACTACTAGAGAATGCGCTGGACGAGTTTTTCTAG
- a CDS encoding calcium-binding protein, whose protein sequence is MLKPGAIFLITVIFLSIIPSISSEKIQVISIGGKDYPASQFKLSHPDSGCDFEHLHANMGSVTSLDGTTLPDPDPTRCGYGKATDFHVITIETEPTSQTPQTQTKETPPTNNQAISATELEPTIYGEVIEGGCTCGGVPATIIGTENPDTLTGTAGTDVICALGGDDFVDGLQGVDLICGGAGNDKIFGGDDRDFIYGDGGNDNIFGETEKGGNAGDDIIRAGPGNDVAHGYDGKDEIYGDDGNDLLFGGLHEDKIWGGQGEDQLIGGQEDDEMYGEDNKDFLEGQDGDDKMYGGNGDDTFTGGRGDDQMYGEDGEDKMDGNKDNDKIWGGAETDTIDGGEGNDEIYGEDGFDWLDGNDGNDKIDGGDKVDMIWGKKGTDTIHGNEDDDHIYAGDGDDILYGDAGEDEIEGNDGNDQVWGGDDRDYITGGNGNDQIRGEGTQDLIIGGQGNDEIYGGDGDDGLYGYDGNDRVYGEAGKDTVGGEAGDDTLDGGEEDDTLYGGSGNDVLTDNLGKSMMYGGAGNDILTAGPENDQLYGGDGDDTMTGAGGNDRLLGMGGNDRITGGAGIDLLLGDDGNDELNAGDENDFLNGGAGNDAINGDSGNDFLTGNIGDDTMNGGTGDDTIQTNMGNDSAQGGSGGDAIFGQEGNDNISGGDGNDGINGGSGTNTIDGGPGTDSCGLGNPITNCENNNNFKIPVRFWTFEEFQNAFRR, encoded by the coding sequence GTGCTAAAGCCCGGCGCAATTTTTCTCATTACAGTAATTTTCTTATCCATCATACCGAGCATATCATCAGAAAAAATCCAAGTAATCTCTATTGGCGGAAAGGACTACCCAGCATCGCAATTCAAATTATCACATCCAGATTCCGGATGTGACTTTGAGCATTTACATGCAAACATGGGTTCTGTCACCTCACTTGATGGAACCACACTGCCTGACCCGGACCCAACCAGGTGCGGCTATGGCAAGGCAACTGACTTTCATGTAATCACAATAGAAACGGAACCAACATCACAGACACCACAGACCCAGACAAAAGAGACACCGCCGACAAACAACCAGGCCATATCCGCTACAGAACTAGAGCCCACAATTTATGGCGAGGTAATTGAGGGCGGCTGTACCTGCGGAGGCGTGCCTGCCACCATAATTGGAACGGAAAATCCTGACACCCTCACAGGCACGGCAGGAACCGATGTTATCTGTGCCCTGGGAGGGGATGATTTTGTCGACGGACTTCAAGGAGTCGACCTTATCTGCGGCGGTGCAGGAAATGACAAGATTTTCGGAGGTGATGACCGGGATTTCATTTATGGTGATGGCGGAAATGACAATATTTTTGGAGAAACAGAAAAGGGCGGAAATGCGGGAGACGACATAATCCGTGCAGGCCCAGGAAACGATGTGGCACATGGATATGACGGAAAAGACGAAATCTATGGCGATGATGGGAATGACCTACTCTTTGGCGGACTGCACGAGGACAAGATTTGGGGTGGGCAGGGCGAGGACCAGCTCATCGGAGGACAGGAAGATGATGAAATGTATGGTGAGGATAACAAGGATTTTCTTGAAGGGCAAGACGGCGATGACAAAATGTACGGAGGAAATGGTGATGATACCTTTACCGGTGGGCGGGGGGATGACCAGATGTATGGCGAGGACGGCGAGGACAAGATGGATGGCAATAAGGACAATGACAAGATTTGGGGAGGTGCGGAAACTGACACCATTGATGGCGGAGAAGGCAATGATGAAATCTATGGCGAGGACGGGTTTGACTGGCTAGATGGCAATGACGGAAACGACAAGATAGACGGTGGAGACAAGGTAGACATGATCTGGGGCAAAAAGGGTACCGACACCATCCATGGCAATGAGGATGATGATCACATTTACGCAGGAGACGGTGATGACATTCTGTACGGAGATGCGGGCGAAGACGAAATAGAAGGAAATGATGGCAATGACCAAGTATGGGGCGGTGATGATCGTGACTATATCACTGGCGGAAACGGTAATGACCAGATTCGCGGTGAGGGAACACAAGACCTCATAATTGGCGGACAGGGCAATGATGAAATCTATGGCGGTGATGGCGATGACGGATTATACGGGTATGATGGAAACGACCGCGTCTATGGCGAGGCTGGAAAGGACACCGTAGGCGGTGAGGCAGGCGATGACACACTTGATGGTGGGGAAGAAGACGATACGCTTTACGGCGGAAGCGGAAACGACGTCCTCACTGACAATTTGGGAAAATCCATGATGTATGGAGGTGCAGGCAATGATATCCTGACTGCGGGACCAGAAAATGACCAGCTTTACGGCGGAGATGGGGATGACACCATGACAGGTGCCGGTGGAAACGACAGGCTGCTTGGGATGGGAGGAAACGACAGAATAACCGGCGGTGCAGGAATAGACCTGCTGCTTGGAGATGACGGAAATGATGAGCTCAATGCAGGTGATGAAAATGACTTTCTAAATGGCGGTGCAGGAAACGATGCAATCAATGGAGACTCGGGAAATGACTTTTTGACAGGAAACATAGGCGATGATACCATGAATGGAGGTACAGGGGACGACACCATTCAGACAAACATGGGAAATGATTCGGCGCAGGGCGGAAGCGGCGGGGATGCAATTTTTGGCCAGGAAGGCAATGACAATATTTCAGGTGGTGATGGCAACGATGGAATCAACGGCGGAAGCGGAACAAACACTATAGATGGCGGGCCGGGAACTGACAGCTGCGGCCTCGGCAACCCAATTACAAACTGCGAGAACAACAACAATTTCAAGATTCCAGTAAGGTTCTGGACGTTTGAGGAATTCCAGAATGCGTTTAGGAGATGA
- a CDS encoding response regulator transcription factor: MTTAIVIDDVDTVDVFCEYLDLKNIQVLGRGHNGKSAVELYEKYRPDVVFLDLMMPEYDGFYGLENIRKVNPDSKVVIITADLRDDTAKRLSDLKPNRVFIKPYDIDKITQLLEKI, translated from the coding sequence ATGACAACCGCAATAGTAATTGATGATGTTGATACTGTGGATGTCTTTTGTGAGTATTTAGATCTAAAAAACATCCAAGTTCTTGGTAGGGGGCACAATGGAAAATCTGCAGTCGAATTGTATGAAAAGTATCGCCCCGATGTGGTATTTTTGGATTTGATGATGCCTGAATATGATGGGTTTTACGGATTGGAAAACATTCGCAAGGTAAATCCTGACTCTAAGGTAGTGATCATCACCGCAGATCTGAGAGACGATACTGCAAAGAGACTAAGTGATCTAAAACCAAATCGTGTGTTTATCAAACCATATGATATAGACAAAATCACTCAGTTATTGGAAAAGATCTAA
- the uvrC gene encoding excinuclease ABC subunit UvrC, which produces MTLDIKKIAIPAQPGIYLMKDSENKIIYIGKAKNLKNRVRSYFLKNQNYKTQKLVTKIEGIEFVLTDNESEAFLLESNMIKQYRPIFNIELKDQQRYTYLRITNELYPRLLVARRTRSGKFLGDGKVFGPFTSGSSKLLSIGSLRKTFKIRICKRLPKKACLEYHLGNCEAPCEFAEAQSRYKKHVSNLESILKGKDLGAFTKSLQEEMIQASDQLQFERAQEIKDTLQRLGSLKTRQKMESTTGSDEEYFGIKVSDQAADVMTFKKINGVIRDSNKYSFDLVGDNSFANFIFQYYTTNQVPPFIIVNEMPENPTMLEELLTKAVGFPVKIVLPKSGKRREMIDLIMRNIELVQSSGSEPGLVELKEKLGLSQTPIIIECFDISNHGTSYAVGAMSRFVNGRPDKSGYRKFKIKTVSGQDDFAMINEIVKRRYYRLDNENHQMPNLVLIDGGPGQLRAAISALESMAIKISCVSLAKENEEVYLPNKKTPVIIPRQTQSLKILQHARDEAHRFGVSYNRSLRMPKSKFT; this is translated from the coding sequence TTGACACTAGACATAAAAAAGATAGCAATACCTGCGCAGCCCGGAATTTACCTGATGAAGGATTCCGAAAACAAGATAATCTACATTGGAAAGGCAAAGAATCTCAAAAACAGAGTCCGCTCGTATTTTCTAAAAAACCAAAACTACAAGACACAAAAACTGGTAACAAAAATAGAAGGAATCGAATTTGTCCTAACAGACAACGAATCCGAGGCGTTCTTGCTTGAATCAAACATGATAAAGCAATACAGGCCGATATTCAACATCGAGCTCAAAGACCAGCAACGATACACCTATCTTAGAATAACAAATGAGCTGTACCCAAGATTGCTAGTCGCAAGACGAACCAGGTCTGGAAAATTCCTAGGAGACGGCAAGGTCTTTGGGCCGTTTACCTCTGGCAGCTCAAAGCTTCTCAGCATTGGCTCACTGCGAAAGACATTCAAGATTAGAATCTGCAAGAGGCTGCCAAAAAAGGCGTGTCTAGAGTATCATCTGGGCAATTGCGAGGCGCCATGCGAGTTTGCAGAGGCACAGAGCAGATACAAAAAACACGTATCCAACCTAGAATCCATCCTAAAAGGAAAGGACCTTGGAGCATTCACAAAAAGCCTGCAAGAAGAGATGATACAGGCATCAGACCAACTCCAGTTTGAGCGCGCCCAAGAGATAAAGGACACCCTACAAAGACTCGGCAGCCTCAAGACCAGACAAAAAATGGAAAGCACTACCGGCTCTGATGAGGAGTATTTTGGCATCAAAGTTTCAGACCAGGCAGCTGATGTAATGACATTTAAGAAAATTAACGGAGTGATTCGCGATAGCAACAAGTATTCCTTTGATCTGGTTGGCGATAACTCGTTTGCCAATTTCATATTCCAATATTATACGACAAACCAAGTACCACCATTTATCATAGTAAATGAAATGCCGGAAAATCCTACAATGCTGGAAGAACTATTAACAAAGGCAGTAGGATTCCCAGTCAAAATAGTTTTGCCAAAATCCGGCAAGCGCAGGGAAATGATTGATCTTATAATGCGAAACATTGAGCTGGTGCAATCAAGCGGCTCAGAGCCAGGACTGGTTGAGCTCAAAGAAAAACTAGGCCTATCACAAACACCCATCATAATAGAATGCTTTGATATCTCAAACCACGGTACATCATATGCGGTTGGCGCCATGTCAAGATTTGTCAATGGCAGGCCAGACAAATCAGGATATAGAAAATTCAAGATAAAAACAGTAAGTGGTCAAGACGACTTTGCAATGATAAACGAGATAGTAAAGCGCAGATATTACAGATTAGATAATGAAAACCACCAAATGCCTAATCTTGTCCTGATTGATGGTGGTCCGGGGCAGCTACGAGCGGCCATATCAGCACTTGAGAGCATGGCAATCAAGATATCATGTGTATCACTTGCCAAAGAAAACGAAGAGGTGTACCTGCCAAACAAAAAGACACCAGTCATAATACCAAGGCAAACCCAATCACTCAAGATTTTACAGCATGCACGTGATGAGGCACACAGATTTGGTGTATCATACAACAGATCTCTGCGTATGCCAAAATCCAAATTTACTTAA
- a CDS encoding FkbM family methyltransferase, producing the protein MKLPNTWVHDFGDFKMILDDKDNDLSRQVKHTGSYTDELLETKVIRQHVKKDMIVADLGANLGFYTMLSASLVGSKGKVYAFEPFLHNANLITASAELNQFSNVIVVNSAVADTNGETTLFLSPYYSSEHSLFDFHYTTGAKSTHETTKIKMTTLDEYLENTKNEKLDFIKMDIEGSEGNAIKGMTKALTINENITLLTEFWPNALKNAGVEPIDYLKKISELGFTLHHVDGLKQQIYKVSIEEIEGIMKHRMKTGFEQYKEVSLGSWYTTILCKR; encoded by the coding sequence ATGAAATTGCCAAACACGTGGGTTCACGATTTTGGAGATTTCAAGATGATATTGGATGATAAGGATAACGACTTATCAAGACAAGTCAAGCACACCGGATCATACACTGATGAGTTACTTGAAACTAAAGTTATTCGTCAACATGTAAAAAAAGACATGATCGTTGCAGATTTAGGAGCTAATCTTGGATTTTACACGATGTTGTCAGCAAGTCTGGTCGGGAGTAAAGGCAAAGTATATGCATTTGAGCCATTCTTGCATAATGCGAATTTGATCACCGCTAGTGCGGAATTAAATCAATTTTCTAATGTGATAGTGGTAAACTCGGCAGTAGCAGATACGAACGGTGAGACAACATTGTTTCTTTCACCATATTACAGCTCAGAGCATAGTTTGTTTGATTTTCACTATACAACTGGGGCAAAGTCAACACATGAAACTACAAAGATCAAGATGACAACTCTTGACGAATATTTAGAAAATACAAAAAATGAAAAATTAGACTTTATAAAAATGGACATAGAGGGATCCGAGGGCAATGCCATTAAGGGAATGACAAAAGCATTAACAATAAATGAGAATATCACTTTGTTAACAGAGTTTTGGCCCAATGCATTAAAAAATGCAGGTGTAGAGCCAATTGATTATCTCAAAAAAATATCTGAACTAGGGTTTACTTTACATCATGTGGATGGATTAAAACAGCAAATCTACAAAGTTTCAATTGAGGAAATTGAGGGAATTATGAAACATAGGATGAAAACTGGATTTGAGCAGTACAAAGAAGTTTCACTTGGAAGTTGGTATACTACAATTCTATGTAAGCGATAA
- a CDS encoding HEAT repeat domain-containing protein, with translation MIIRELEPVQRLERCREIIQNETDESKRWDAVWLVGEIAENKSQGDPLFDQVADLMEWVLVHDDNNVVKHEACYQIAARDMRSKIPVLVQAALNDKSGLTKHEALESLGLMRATETIDLIRSALDDSVDDVRQTAKFVIKRLARMENAGAYNPSQII, from the coding sequence ATGATAATAAGAGAATTAGAGCCAGTACAAAGACTTGAGCGATGTAGGGAAATCATACAAAACGAAACTGACGAATCAAAGCGTTGGGATGCAGTTTGGCTTGTGGGCGAGATTGCAGAAAACAAATCACAGGGAGATCCACTGTTTGATCAAGTAGCAGATTTGATGGAATGGGTTTTAGTGCATGACGACAATAACGTGGTAAAACATGAAGCATGTTATCAAATAGCTGCACGAGACATGAGATCAAAGATTCCCGTATTGGTGCAAGCAGCACTAAATGACAAAAGCGGATTGACAAAGCATGAGGCTTTGGAATCTCTAGGCTTGATGAGAGCAACAGAAACAATAGACCTGATAAGATCTGCACTAGATGATTCTGTAGATGATGTAAGGCAAACTGCGAAATTTGTCATAAAAAGACTAGCGCGTATGGAGAATGCGGGAGCATACAATCCATCACAGATAATCTAG
- a CDS encoding DMT family transporter, producing the protein MSTIDVFHGNVDHSKVTSNKSVHNKKNIFAILGTKKLILGYVAAIASAILASLTHSISKPLLIDGTTGADIISPIVLAGIVYIVAGLFFTPLKKNDTIQSIGKKNIFLMVLIGVAEISAMIVSFSGIKETTAVNASIFINSEIVFSMMIAIIIFRERLQTKEVPPFLLIVLGAAIIPLVYDLYSHNMVFSSLVLGDMLIILGGFFFAAGNMIAKHVSDNVDVKRITQISSLSAGIFGIALSMGLQAPFDITLDQIPAILLIGVLDVGFAAMFFVIALKLIGSIKTILLFSTASVFGMIFAHLLLNEAITIFNVLSIGVVFLGLYWLRNKIAKSEETLTT; encoded by the coding sequence ATGAGCACCATAGATGTATTCCATGGTAACGTGGATCATTCTAAGGTAACTAGTAACAAATCAGTCCATAATAAAAAAAATATTTTTGCAATTTTAGGCACAAAAAAATTAATTTTGGGTTATGTTGCTGCGATTGCTTCTGCAATTTTAGCAAGCCTGACTCACTCGATCTCAAAGCCACTGCTGATAGATGGGACTACTGGTGCAGATATTATCAGTCCAATTGTTTTGGCAGGTATTGTCTATATTGTAGCCGGACTATTTTTTACACCGCTCAAAAAAAATGACACAATTCAAAGCATTGGAAAGAAGAATATTTTTCTCATGGTATTGATTGGCGTAGCCGAGATCTCTGCAATGATTGTCTCGTTTTCTGGAATAAAAGAGACCACCGCAGTAAATGCTTCAATTTTCATCAATAGTGAGATAGTCTTTTCAATGATGATCGCAATCATAATTTTCAGAGAACGACTTCAAACAAAAGAAGTTCCACCATTTCTTTTGATAGTCTTAGGTGCCGCCATTATTCCACTCGTCTATGATCTATATTCACATAACATGGTTTTCTCAAGTCTGGTGCTGGGCGACATGCTGATAATTTTAGGAGGATTTTTCTTTGCAGCTGGAAACATGATAGCAAAACATGTCAGTGATAATGTTGATGTTAAACGAATCACACAGATCTCTTCATTATCAGCAGGAATTTTTGGAATTGCATTGAGTATGGGATTACAGGCACCTTTTGATATCACATTAGATCAGATTCCAGCTATTCTTTTGATTGGTGTTCTGGATGTGGGATTTGCAGCCATGTTTTTTGTGATTGCATTAAAGTTGATTGGCTCGATTAAGACAATATTGCTATTTTCAACTGCGAGTGTTTTTGGGATGATTTTTGCTCATTTACTCCTAAATGAGGCAATTACAATATTCAATGTTCTTTCAATAGGCGTAGTTTTTCTGGGTTTGTATTGGCTAAGAAATAAGATAGCAAAATCTGAAGAAACACTCACAACTTAG